One segment of Anastrepha obliqua isolate idAnaObli1 chromosome 3, idAnaObli1_1.0, whole genome shotgun sequence DNA contains the following:
- the LOC129242007 gene encoding uncharacterized protein LOC129242007 gives MDGQTIRPMTVTELKEKLKELNLDTSGRKQTLCGRLMDHLGVGCSDDESTNSDYTEATAGKQLSKNYEKVNFTLRDIEDSVTSFSGDDHYDVSHWVREFEDIADTVGWSDLQKFVYAKQLLRGAAQLFVRGLVGIRSWLSLKEKLIDEFGKQLSAAEIHRIMRQRHKRPKESLNEYLYALIEIGNPIKLDEASVIEYFIDGIPDSRLNKAMLYEATTLKVLKEKIKIFEKIRGNFSSSNKTNPTNITNEHRPREDKKACFKCGSNTHLARECNRQGIVCFNCKQKGHFAKDCKDKPTKQVVKSEHVNILGKTLSKENPKSNMIFTNIKIKDKTFNALVDTGSELCIIRYDMVKMIGDVELKNEIVHLSGIGAGRLTTLGCFDAEIKLDDIIIKVTFYVVSEKDMVYSAILGSSIFEKVDMVIGQAGATFKKKGLLGSLKAVESTQNWGKPNPDVDWFDEFSALCCINIDGGVPNCPVNLTHLPKSVALTVEYWIRNFKPNKIAKSPIEMRIIVKDDIPVYQTPRRMSFGDRKFINEQIDLWLKDGILVPSTSEYAAPVVLVSKKDGTKRICCDYRKINEKIVRDNFPMTLIDEVLEQLQGANIFTTLDLANGFFHVPIEPSSRKYTAFVTHGGQFEFCYAPFGICNSPAVFGRYIQAVFRDLLKEGTVVIYMDDIVILAKDVDEGMVKLK, from the coding sequence ATGGACGGACAAACAATACGCCCAATGACCGTAActgagttaaaagaaaaattgaaagaacTAAATTTAGACACATCAGGACGAAAGCAAACTCTTTGCGGCCGGTTGATGGACCATTTAGGTGTAGGTTGCAGTGATGATGAATCAACAAATTCTGATTACACTGAAGCGACTGCAGGTAAACAACTCAGTAAAAACTATGAAAAGGTTAATTTTACTTTACGTGACATTGAGGATAGCGTAACGTCTTTCTCCGGAGACGATCATTACGATGTAAGCCATTGGGTTCGTGAGTTTGAGGATATTGCTGACACTGTGGGTTGGAGCGATCTGCAAAAGTTTGTGTACGCAAAGCAGTTGCTGCGGGGTGCAGCCCAGTTGTTTGTAAGAGGTTTAGTAGGAATAAGGAGCTGGCTTTCGCTAAAAGAGAAATTGATTGATGAATTTGGAAAGCAGTTAAGCGCTGCAGAAATACATCGAATAATGAGACAGAGGCATAAACGTCCAAAAGAAAGTCTCAACGAATACCTTTACGCCTTGATTGAGATAGGAAACCCAATTAAGTTAGATGAGGCTAGCGTCATTGAGTATTTTATAGATGGAATACCTGATTCGCGACTAAATAAAGCTATGCTATATGAAGCCACCACTTTAAAAgtcttgaaagaaaaaattaaaattttcgaaaagattCGTGGGAATTTTTCGTcatcaaacaaaacaaatccaACGAATATAACGAATGAACATAGACCAAGAGAAGATAAGAAAGCATGTTTCAAATGTGGTTCTAATACTCATTTAGCTAGGGAATGTAATAGACAGGGAATAGTTTGTTTCAATTGTAAGCAAAAGGGGCATTTCGCAAAGGATTGTAAAGATAAACCGACAAAACAAGTAGTAAAAAGTGAACATGTGAATATACTTGGAAAAACTCTATCGAAAGAAAATCCGAAAAGTAAcatgatttttacaaatattaaaattaaagataaaacaTTTAACGCGCTTGTTGATACTGGTAGTGAACTTTGCATCATTCGATACGATATGGTAAAAATGATTGGGGATGTTGAGTTAAAGAACGAGATTGTTCATTTGAGTGGCATTGGGGCAGGTAGATTAACCACTCTTGGTTGTTTCGATGCGGAAATTAAGCTTGATGATATCATTATAAAAGTCACCTTTTATGTAGTGAGTGAGAAGGATATGGTATACTCGGCAATACTAGGCAGTAGTATTTTTGAGAAGGTCGACATGGTTATAGGGCAAGCAGGCGCAACATTTAAAAAGAAAGGATTGTTGGGGTCATTGAAAGCGGTGGAATCTACCCAAAACTGGGGTAAGCCCAATCCAGATGTTGACTGGTTTGACGAATTTTCAGCATTATGTTGCATTAATATCGATGGTGGAGTACCCAACTGTCCGGTAAATTTGACTCATCTTCCAAAGTCGGTTGCCTTAACAGTAGAATATTGGATCCGTAATTTCAAGCCTAATAAGATTGCAAAATCACCAATTGAGATGAGAATTATCGTCAAAGATGACATCCCTGTATATCAAACGCCACGTAGAATGTCATTCGGTGACAGGAAATTTATCAATGAACAAATTGACTTATGGTTAAAAGATGGAATACTTGTTCCAAGTACGTCTGAATACGCGGCACCCGTAGTCCTAGTTTCTAAAAAAGATGGCACCAAACGTATTTGTTGCGATTAtaggaaaataaatgaaaaaatagtaCGGGACAACTTTCCTATGACTCTTATAGACGAAGTACTTGAGCAATTGCAAGGTGCAAACATTTTTACAACCCTAGACCTAGCGAACGGATTTTTTCACGTGCCCATAGAACCGAGCTCACGGAAATATACAGCTTTTGTTACCCATGGAGGGCAGTTTGAATTTTGTTACGCACCGTTCGGTATTTGCAACTCGCCCGCAGTTTTCGGTCGGTACATACAAGCAGTTTTTCGAGATTTACTCAAAGAAGGAACAGTAGTAATTTACATGGACGATATCGTCATTCTAGCTAAGGATGTCGATGAGGGCATGGTTAAGCTTAAGTAA